The nucleotide window GCTGACCGGCCCGGCGACGCGGCTGCTGCTCGACACCGGCCACGCGTATTTCGGCGGCGGCGATCCGGCGCGGCTTGCCGCAAAGCACATGGGCCGTGTTTCACATATCCACGCCAAGAACGTGCGTCCGGATGTGATGGCGCAGGTTCGCGAGGAGGGGCTGAGCTTCCTGGAAGGCGTACGCCGGGGCGTGTTCACCGTGCCGGGCGATCCCGAAGGCGGGGTCGATTTCGCGCCGGTGCTGCAGACCGCCGCGGAGCACGACTATTCGGGCTGGCTGGTCATCGAGGCGGAGCAGGACCCGGAGGTTCGCGATCCCGTCACCTACCAGTCGATGGGCCTCAAGGCGCTGAAGGCGCTCGCCCGCGAGACCGGCCTCGACCGGGGATAAGCCGGGGCCGCAAAGCCCGGGCGCAGACAATCAGGGAGAGCGATGCCATGGCCGATCTGCTGGTGAAACCAAAGGGTAAGCACGGCAAGGTGCACGACATCACGCCGCAGAGCGCCGGCTGGTCCTATGTGGGGTTCACGCTCTACCGGCTGGCGCCGGGCGAGAGCGCGAGCGAGGCGACGGGCGAGCGCGAGGCGATCCTGGTGCTGGTCGAGGGACGGGCCGAGCTGAGCGCCGGCGGGGTCTCCTTCGGCGAGCGGGGCGATCGGTTGAGCGTCTTCGAGCGCAAGCCGCCGCACTGCCTCTATGTGCCGAACGGCTCGACCTGGGAGGCTAGGGCGACGACCGAGCTGACGCTGGCCGTGTGTACCGCGCCGGGCAGCGGCGGGCACGAGGCCGGCATGATCGAGAACATCGGTTTCGAGGAGCGCGGCAAGGGCACCAATACCCGCTACATCCATCCCATCGCGATGGAGGACAAGGACGTCGCCGACAGCCTGCTGGTGACCGAGGTTTTCACGCCGCAGGGCCATTGGTCGTCCTATCCGCCGCACCGGCACGACGAGGACAACTATCCCGACATGACCTATCTGGAAGAGACCTATTACCACCGTCTCGACCCGTCGACGGGCTTCGGCATCCAGCGCGTCTTCACCGAGGACGGCAGCCTCGACCAGACGATGGCGGTGTCGGACGGCGACGTCGTGCTGGTCCCGAAAGGCCACCATCCGTGCGGCGCGCCCTACGGCTACCAGATGTACTATCTGAACGTGATGGCCGGCCCCTTGCGCAAATGGCGCTTCAAGAACCACCCAGACCACGACTGGATCGCGCAGCGAGACGCGAAGGCCTAGGTTTAAGAGGCTGATATTCAAACGAAAAACGCCCGGACGAGGTCTCGCTCGCCCGGGCGTTTTCATGCGTGTTCCCGGCCTCGCAAATTTCGAGACGGATTTTGCAAAATTCCGATGCAAACGGCGCGAATTTCGAGAATGCGCTCTCAATCTCGCGAAAACCTGCCTCCGGACCGGGTCACGGGCCGAAAAGCACCCGCTCGAGCGGGTTATCCCCGCTCGGGCTGAGGGCGGTAAAGTGGTGGCCGCTCACCCACCGATGAGCAGGGCGGCACCAGCGAGCGCCGTCAGGCCGCCGAGCACCCGGGTCAGGGCGTGGCCGCGCGAGGAGGCGAGCTTGCCGAGGCCATTGCCGAGCGCGATGCCGGCGGCATGCAGCAGGGCGGTGGCGAGGGCGAAGCCGGCGCCGTAGGCGAACTGGGTTGCCGCGCCGATCTCGCCGCCATGGGCATGGCCGTGGAACAGGGCGAAGGCGGCGACGACGGCGGCCGAGCCGGCAACCGGCAGCCGGACGGCCAGCGCCACGAGCAGGCCGAGCGCCACGACCGAGGCGAGGATCGCCGGCTCGACGAAGGGCAGGGAGACGCCGGCAAGCGCGAGGGCGAAGCCGAGCAGCATGGTGCCGACGAAGGCGGCCGGCACGAGGGCGACAGCGCGGCCGCCGATCTGCCAGGCCCACAGGCCGACGGCGATCATCGCCAGGATGTGGTCGGCGCCGAACAGCGGGTGGCTGAAGCCGGCGGCGAAGGAGCCGTGCTCGCCGGGATTGAGATGGGCAAGGGCCGGCGTCGCGGTAAGCGCCAGGGCGGCGGAGGTCGCGGCGAAGGCGGCGGCGCGGGCGCGCCGGGAAAGGGTGAACCTCGTCATGCAGTCGATCCTTTTCTCAAGTCGATCAGGACGCCCCGGAATGGGTCGCGCCAGTGCTTCGGGTCCTGTCAGGCTTCTCTTTCTTTCAGGCTGTTTTTCAGGTCGCCGGTTCCAAGGTGTTGGAGGCGTGGCCCCGAAAGGAAACCGGCCGCAACGTGCGGCCGGCAAGGCGTGCCGTCAGGCGGCAGCGTGGTAGAGGCGCTGCTGGAAGACGAGGCCGGTGCGGGCCTTGTCGAACAGCTTGGCGCCGGCGAGCACGGCAAGGTCGACCACCGGCTCGACGATGATCACCGTCAGGTAGGCGAGGCCGAAGCTGCCGACATTGGCAAGGTTCTCGGCGCTGAAGCCGCCGCCATAGAGCGCCCAGAAGGCGACCCAGACGACGATGCCGCCCTGGTAGCTGGTCGACAAGGCCAGCGCCTGCTTGTAGCTGACGTCCTTGTAGGCGGTCTTCGCCGGGATGATGTTGCGCGCCAGCAGGCTCATGGCGAAGAGCGGCACGATCAGCGTCGTCAGGTTCATGCCGTATTGCGGCAGGTCGGCCGGCGCGAAGAACAGGCCCTGGGTGAGCAGGCCGAGCGCAAGGCCGATGCCGGCCGGACCGGCGCCCAAAATCAGATAGAGCGTCGAGCCGAGAATGACGTGGACCTCGGACACGCCGACCGGCTTGGTCGGCAGCACCTCGAAGAAACAGAAGACCAGCGCGGTCGCGATCACCGAGCGGACCACCAGGGCGGCAAAGCCCCCGTCGCGGCGTATCGTATCGATCGCCATCTTGCCGATCAGGCCGACGGAGGCGGCAGCGGTCGCCACGCTGAGAAGGATCTTGGCGCCGTCGACGACGCCGGGTTCGATATGCATGTTCAGCCTCCTTGGCGCACCCACCGTGCGCGGAGCTATGGGAAAGACGCGAGAAAGGCTCGCGCCGCGGCCGATGGCAGGTCTCCTGGCTCGCGGTTCATTGCGCCTGTCCACCTTCCCGGCTTGGGGCCAGTGGCATTCGGACAGCGCTCGCCGCTCACAGTTGCGGGGGCAGCCACGGATTCGGTCCCTGTTGGGTACGCCTCGCCGTGTTCCCTTTTCACCCGCGTCCGGCTTTGCCTCGCGGGTACCATCGATCTGCAATGCTAGAGGGCGGGGCGTCGGTGTGACAAGATCAATTTTCGTCCGATCCTGTTCGCAATACGGCGTTTCCCGCCGGGAAATCAGGCAGAGGCGGAAACCATCGGCATCCGCAGCGGGTGCTTGTGGCACTCGACCGTTCCCCGCGTCTTCCCGGACGAGGCCGAAGGCCGACGATCCGGGACCGGGGAGCCGGGGGCGCTTGCGGACGCGCTCGGGCATGGGGGCGGGCACCGTGCCTCTCCGGTTCCGGGTCGCGCTTCGCTTGCCCGGAATGACGCCAGGGGAGGTTGGAGCGAAGAACACCTGCCGGGGTTGCCAATGGTTCCCGGCTCTCCGGCTTCGCCTGCGGCCGGGATGACCTCGGAGGAGATGCAAGGTCATGCCTCCGCCGTCACCCCACCCACCCCACCGAGGTCACCCCGGGCAAGCGTAGCGCGACCCGGGGTCTATTGGTTTCCAGAGCGGACGTGAGGCGGGCGGCACTCGTTCCACCCTCCGCTGTCACGCCTGCGCAGGCAGGCGTCCAGTATCCGCCGGGGCTGATGGCAGCGCGAAGCTAGCCACCACCGGCGTTCCTGCGGCAGCGCTGAGGCCTCGCCCGAACCGTTCGGGGGTACTGGTTCCCGGTCTTCGGCTTCGCCGAAACCGGGACGACAGCCCTTGGGTGAGGCGGACGACGTGCTTTCCTCGCCGAGTTGCGAAAGATCGTCGTCGTCTTCACTGCCGGACTGAGAGACCACCTCAACGATCTGAGTTGATGACAGCCTGAGAAAGTGGCGCGGCCCTGGCTTCCCCTCTGCCGTCACCCCGGCCAAGCGAAGCGCGCGCCGGGGCCTATTGGCTGCCAGAGCGGTTGCGAGGACGCATCGGCGTGGGCGCATCCCCTTTTTGTGCGAGACCACGCGCAAGCCCCTCCGGCGTCTTCCCGGACGGCGCGCAAGCGCCGAGCCGGGACCGGGGAGCCGGGGGCGCTTGCGGACGCGCTCGGGCATGGGGGCGGGCACCGTGCCTCTCCGGTTCCGGCTCGCGCTTCGCTTGCCCGGAATGACGAGAGGAGAGGGAGGAGCGCGGGAGCCGGCGAAACGAAATGCAGGCCGGCGCAGTTCACCCCCCTCTGTCGGCTGTGCCGACATCTCCCCCTCAAGGGGGGAGAGGGGTGCGTGGGGCGGCGGAAAATCAGGCAGAACGACCCGCAGGCGGGCATGAAAAAGGGCGCGGCCCGTCAAGGCCGCGCCCGTTCCCCCTGTGCCCCGAGAAGCGAGGCGCTGTGCGTCAACGCTCCTCGGTCTGCAGACCCTTGAAGATCGCCACGCACATGAGCAGCAGCACGAGCGTGAAGGGAAGACCGGTCGAGATGACCATCGCCTGAAGCGAGCCCAGGCCGCCGCCGATCAGCAGCACGATGGCCACCAGCCCCTCGAAGGTGCACCAGAACACGCGCTGCGGCACCGGCGCGTCGACCTTGCCGCCGGCGGTGATCGTGTCGATCACCAGCGAGCCCGAGTCGGACGAGGTGACGAAGAACACGATGACCAGCACGATGGCGATGGTCGAGGTGATGGAGGCGAGCGGCAGGCCCTCGAGCATCGCGAAGAGCGACAGTTCCGGGCTGTAGCTGTCGATCACGTTGGCCTTGACCGCGCTGGTCGCCGGGTCGGAGAGGACCTGGTCGATGGCAACGCCGCCGAACACCGCCATCCACAGCACGCAGACGAGCGAGGGGATGATCAGCACGCAGGTGATGAACTCGCGCACCGTGCGGCCGCGGCTGACCCGGGCGATGAACATGCCGACGAAGGGCGACCAGGAGATCCACCACGCCCAGTAGAAGGCCGTCCAGCCCTGGCGGTAGTCGTCGTCGGTACGGCCGATCGGGTTCGACAGGCTGGGGAGGTCGGCGCCATAGGCCACGAGACCGGTGACGAAATCGCCGAGGATCGCGACCGTCGGGCCGGCGAACAGCACGAACAGCAGCAGCACCGCGGCGATCACCATGTTGATCTCCGACAGCACCTTGACGCCGCCGTCGAGCCCGCGCAGCACCGAGACCAGCGCGATGGAGGTGATGGCGACGATCAGGATCACCTGCACGGTGATCGTGTTCGGGATGCCGTAGATGTGCTCCAGGCCCGCATTGGCCTGCTGGGCGCCGAGGCCGAGCGAGGTGGCAAGGCCGAACAGCGTCGCGAACACGGCCAGCGTGTCGATGATATGGCCGGTCCAGCCCCACACGCGCTCGCCGAAGATCGGATAGAAGGCCGAGCGGATCGACAGCGGCAGGCCCTTGTTGAAGCTGAACAGCGCCAGCGCCAGCGCCACCACGGCGTAGATCGCCCAGGGGTGCAGGCCCCAGTGGTAGATGGTCGCCGCAAGGCCCATCTGCTTGGCCGCCTCGACGTTCTCCGGGATGATCGAGCCGTCGGCCGCAAACGGCGAGGGCACGCCGAGCGGCGACGAAATCGCCATGTGATAGACGGGCTCGAGCACGCCGAAGAACATCAGGCCGATGCCCATGCCGGCCGCGAACAGCATCGCGAACCAGCCGGTATAGCTGTAGTCGGGGCTCGCCTCCTTGCCGCCGAG belongs to Stappia indica and includes:
- the iolB gene encoding 5-deoxy-glucuronate isomerase, which encodes MADLLVKPKGKHGKVHDITPQSAGWSYVGFTLYRLAPGESASEATGEREAILVLVEGRAELSAGGVSFGERGDRLSVFERKPPHCLYVPNGSTWEARATTELTLAVCTAPGSGGHEAGMIENIGFEERGKGTNTRYIHPIAMEDKDVADSLLVTEVFTPQGHWSSYPPHRHDEDNYPDMTYLEETYYHRLDPSTGFGIQRVFTEDGSLDQTMAVSDGDVVLVPKGHHPCGAPYGYQMYYLNVMAGPLRKWRFKNHPDHDWIAQRDAKA
- a CDS encoding HupE/UreJ family protein, which produces MTRFTLSRRARAAAFAATSAALALTATPALAHLNPGEHGSFAAGFSHPLFGADHILAMIAVGLWAWQIGGRAVALVPAAFVGTMLLGFALALAGVSLPFVEPAILASVVALGLLVALAVRLPVAGSAAVVAAFALFHGHAHGGEIGAATQFAYGAGFALATALLHAAGIALGNGLGKLASSRGHALTRVLGGLTALAGAALLIGG
- a CDS encoding energy-coupling factor ABC transporter permease; the protein is MHIEPGVVDGAKILLSVATAAASVGLIGKMAIDTIRRDGGFAALVVRSVIATALVFCFFEVLPTKPVGVSEVHVILGSTLYLILGAGPAGIGLALGLLTQGLFFAPADLPQYGMNLTTLIVPLFAMSLLARNIIPAKTAYKDVSYKQALALSTSYQGGIVVWVAFWALYGGGFSAENLANVGSFGLAYLTVIIVEPVVDLAVLAGAKLFDKARTGLVFQQRLYHAAA
- a CDS encoding BCCT family transporter, giving the protein MSDQTSATGIPEPEGASDIIDTDFEIGQHNLEGQLGPFGFDIHNPVFLISGLSIVAFVLYALLAPEQAASFFGWLRPALTSTFDWFFMSAANVFVLFCLFLVVSPWGSVRLGGKEASPDYSYTGWFAMLFAAGMGIGLMFFGVLEPVYHMAISSPLGVPSPFAADGSIIPENVEAAKQMGLAATIYHWGLHPWAIYAVVALALALFSFNKGLPLSIRSAFYPIFGERVWGWTGHIIDTLAVFATLFGLATSLGLGAQQANAGLEHIYGIPNTITVQVILIVAITSIALVSVLRGLDGGVKVLSEINMVIAAVLLLFVLFAGPTVAILGDFVTGLVAYGADLPSLSNPIGRTDDDYRQGWTAFYWAWWISWSPFVGMFIARVSRGRTVREFITCVLIIPSLVCVLWMAVFGGVAIDQVLSDPATSAVKANVIDSYSPELSLFAMLEGLPLASITSTIAIVLVIVFFVTSSDSGSLVIDTITAGGKVDAPVPQRVFWCTFEGLVAIVLLIGGGLGSLQAMVISTGLPFTLVLLLMCVAIFKGLQTEER